The Bacillota bacterium LX-D region GTAACCTAAACGGTAGCCTTGCCCATCGAAAGCAACTCCGGGCACAATTAATAAGTCAATTTCCTGAGGATCAACAAAATGAAAAGCCTCTTTTTTAGGTTCAAGAATACCATAAGCCCCTTCTTCTAAATCCCCCGGATAATTCCTAAGCTCTGTAGGAATCAAGGCGATATTTTGCATATCGCTAACCGGAATAACCACTTTTTTACCTTCTGTCATTGCGTGCTTAATTAATAAGGTTGTATCAACTTCATTACGAAATGCAAGATATAGCATTATAGTTTTTGCCTTTTGATATTCTTCAAGAGCAATAACCTTATTAATAATTAAAGAACTTTTCTCAGCTACAACTTCTGGGACTAATTCTTTTCTTTTGGTCAGCACCTCCTGCCTAAGGTTCTTTTTCATAGTTTTAAACACCTCCTTATCCATTTTTATTAGATTATCATATTAAGATAAATATAATAATATGCATAGATAGATTAGATTAGCGTATATATCATATATAGTTTACTTTATATAACTATAGTAGGGATAGCAGTAAAGTCTTCCAATGCCCCAAAATATTCTCCAGTTAAATCCCTGCCTTGATTATCAAAAGCTTTAGATGGCAGAAGAATTAAATCGCATATGTCTTTCTTTTCCTTGGGCAGACATTGCCATTGCTTTTTAAAGTCATCTACCGTTAGTAAGCCTGCTACAAAAATTGAACCTCCAAAGAAATTATTTTTAACCGGTATTATTTCTGGAGCAACCTCAGTGCAAAGCTTTTTTAAGGCTGCTTTCAGCACTTGAAAGCCTGCCTGAGAAGCCATAAGCAATGGATAATGAGCTCGGTTAATATTAATTTGCTTTAGAATATCTTGTACTTCTTCAACACTTAAATCATAATCCATTACAATACCTGAAGTTTCATCTGCAGCTTTTGGCAGACGAAGAAATTTTATTTCATTACCCCTTTGGATTTCTAACTGAGGGGACTCTAAAGCAGCTATTTTGCGAAAAGCATCAACTCTCGAAAAAACTGGGCTTTCGTTAACTCGGCAAATGATATCTCCTTCCTGAAGCCCTGCTTGAGCCCCAGGAGAAAATTTAATAATCCCTGCTATTTCAGGAACTAAATCCTTTAAAAGAGGAGGTTCTAAAGTTAAAGGAACTGATACCTGTTTTCTCAAGTCTAATACAAAGTCCGTAAGTTCTTCCCATAATCCACTGGGTACTTGCAGCTCTCGAGGTGCATACTTGCTGTAGCCCGGCAAAAATATACGTACGGTTTTAGCATTCCATCTATCTAAGGATCGAATTGTTTGTTCAATGTCCTCCCAACCTACCAGCCAGGGCATCGCCACTAGACTGCCATGGTATGGCAATCCGGCTGCAGCTAAATTTTCCAGTATATCGGAATCTAACGAACAACTTTTTCCCATTAACCTTTCACGGCCCTTAGGGGTAATACTGTTAATTGAAAGGTACAATTCCATCAGCCCCAATTGTTCTAAATGCTGAATTTTATCCTTTGTCAACAACTTGCCATTAGTTGTAATTTGAATTGGAGTTTTAGGAAATTTATTGCGTAAATACTCTAAATATTCTAATAAATCTGGATATAAAAAAGGTTCTCCTTCGCAAATCCTTGTAGCAGACTCCCCAATAATAATTTTTCGGAAAGGATCAAGATATTCCGCAGCTTCTCTAAGGCTTTCCATGTTTTGTTCAGTAACAGAGTAAGCCTGAACCCCATCAGGATTTTGACGATGGCTGCAAAAAATACAGCTGGCATTGCATTTGGAAGTAATTGCTAAAATATTGTCTTCCTGGGCAGTTTGAAGTAATAAATGTTTTGGCGCTTCCAACTTTAAGCCATCCTTTCTTCTAGCGAAATATCTTAAAATTACAAAAGAATATCGTCTACTTTGGTGCTTTTGCACATTACCCACAAAAAGCATTATTAAGTGTGGATAACTTTTTTCCACATAAAAAACCCTTTGTGCTACAAGTTATCAACAGTTTTATCCACATTATCCACAAGCCTTGTTTCCACAAATTAATAACTATTCTGTGCATAACTTTTCCACTTTTTCTGGAAAACATTTAACAGTTGCACCTAATTAGTTAAATAGTGGCAAATTAGGTACAGCATTTAAATCTAAGCCGGATGTTTCGCCGCGCAAATATTGAAAATATGCGGCGCAGCCAATCATTGCAGCATTATCTGTACAATACACTAGTTCAGGGAAAATAATTTTTATACCCTTAGGCTGCCCTTTAGCAAACAGCTCCTCTCTTAGCCGACTGTTTGCAGCAACACCTCCGGCCAAGGTTAAGGTTTTAACACCTAACTGTTCGGCAGCAGCTAAACTTTTAGTTACTAAAACTTCTACAACTGCCTCTTGAAAACTAGCTGCCACATCTGGCACATTTACTTCCTGACCATTTTGCTTTAATCTATTTAAATAATTTAAAACACTAGATTTTAAACCACTAAAGCTGAAATCGAAGCTTCCCTCTTCCAGCCATGCCCGAGGGAAATCAATTGCCCTGGGATTCCCCTGAAGAGCTGTTTTTTCAATGGCAGGGCCCCCTGGATATCCTAAATGGAGTGCTCGTGCAATTTTATCAAAAGCCTCTCCTGCGGCATCGTCTCTAGTGGAGCCCAAAAGTTTTAATCGTCCATGTTCCTGCCAGTGTACCAAATTCGTATGTCCACCGGACACAACCAAACAAGCTACAGGCAATTCAAGATGAGGTTCAGTTAAAAAGTTGGCATATATATGCCCAGCTATATGATGCACTCCAATAAGAGGTTTATGCAAAGCATAAGCAATTGCTTTAGCAGTTGAAACTCCAACTAAGAGAGCTCCAACTAATCCTGGTCCATAAGTAACTGCTACCGCATCTAGATCGGCAAGATCCAAATTAGCTTGACGTAGTGCCTCATGCACTACTCCAATAATATTTTCCAGGTGCTTCCTAGAAGCAATTTCTGGAACTACACCGCCAAATTTTTGATGAGTAGCTATCTGTGAAGAAATAATGTTTGACTTGACTTCAACTCCATTGCAAACTACTGCTACTGAAGTCTCATCGCAAGATGTTTCTACCCCCAATATTACAATATCTTTTTTCATTCCTACACCTCTATCACTAATTTAACAAACTTATCCACTAATTAGAACAGGATAAAACATCGACTTCTATAAAAAAAAACGCATTTGTCAAGTTTTATATTGATTAAAATATTAAAAATCCAGCTTTACTTTTCTTCGGCAATATAGTTAAATTAAAGAAAAAGATACTTTAGGAGGATATTAATGAAAAAATTTCTTTTTGGAACTACAGCTGCACTTGTGATTTCTTCTCTTTGTTTACCTGTTACAGCAAGTACGCCTCTTAAATTATTTTTCAATGGTAAAGCATCTTCCATAAACGCAGTCATGATTAATGGCTCCGCTTACGTGCCTGTTCGCTACGTATCAGAAAATTTAGGGGCCAAAGTTACATATATAAATGGTACTATCAATATTACCTCTAAAGATGCTGCAGCAACTTCGGGTAATGTGTTAACCTTTAGTAAAGATGAGCTCAGTAAAATGCGCATCTTAAGAGTAGGTGAAAAGCTAGAAATCAATGACCTTAAATATAGTGTTTTAGCACTTGTTCACGAACAGAAAAAGGGAGTTGACTACGACAAAATTATCTACTGCGAAGAAACAACTGGGATAGTCGGCAACTTTGGCGAACTTCCCTCTTTTGCTATTCAAATTAATGGAAAAATAACTAAACTAACTGACTACTCATTTTCTGCTGAACAGGATACTAAAGATTACAAAAGGGTCTATTCCTATAGCTTTCCCCACAAAGGAGAAATTCAATGTATTTACTACTTTGTAAATGGCTTTCAAAAATCTAAAACTCCCATTGGACGTTGGATACCCTAAGAAAAAGCCTCAGCATAAGCTGAGGCTTTTACAGGTTAAATAAATCCTTCCACATAATCAGCGCATCTTCCTTTGTATCGGAATAATACCCTTTTCGGATGCCCACAGGAGCAAAGCCCATACTTTGGTATAGCTTTCGTGCTATAGTATTGGAGATGCGCACTTCTAAAGTAATCCGCTCAGCGCCTAACCGCATAGCCTCCGTAAACAAGTTAGTCAATAGTGCTCTCCCAATTTTTTGACCGCGAAAATCAGAGTGTACTGCAATATTCGTAATATGTGCTTCATCAAAGATAATCCACATTCCCGAGTAGCCTACTACTCTTCCTTGATAGGTACATACATAGTAATAAGCTAAGTCATTATCCCTCAATTCACCTAGAAAGGAGGCTTCTGACCAAGGAGTAGGAAAGGAAACCTGCTCTGTTTCTAAAACACCGGGAATATGCTGCTCTTTCATAGGTACAATTTCAAATTCCAACAGAGCCACCATCCGGCTGAGGATTTTTCTTTTTCCAGTTAACTTCTGCTTCCGAAGCTCTAATATAAATTGGTTCCAAAGTAAAAGTGTCTGCTATTTCCCCAGCTTGTAGTTTTTTTAAGCCTAAATCGGCAATTTGACTAGCACGGCATAAGGAATTAGTTGCAGCAGTAAACCTAGCTTGTGGGTATTTCTCCTGCAAAAAATTACCATAAATAGGAACGCCATCCCCTAAAAAAGTGACTTGTTCCTGCTTCTTCTGCAGTATGGACAGCAGCCCTTCAGGCGAAATCGCTAAATATTCACTAATGCGCTGTAAATCGTCACTTTCCCAACGATAAAGAGCCGTATATACTTCATTCTTTCCGGCGTTTAAAATAGGGCAAATTAAACCTTCCTGATTTCCTAAATTAGCTGCTAAACCATCTAAAGTTGAGATTGCCAAAAGAGGCTTTTGTTCAACGTATGCTAATGCCTTCATCGTCGCCAAACCAATCCTCAAACCTGTAAAAGAACCCGGCCCTGCCGCTACAGCAAATCCATCTAGATCTTTCAGGCTAAGCTGAGCTTCCTCTAACATCCAAGCAAGCATAGGCATTAAGCGTTCTGAATGATTTTTTTTAATATTAAAAGTAACTTCCGCTAATAATCGTCCTTCCTCAACCAAAGCAACGCTGCCCACATTAGTGGCACTATCAAGTCCTAACACTCGCACTTAGCCTTCAACTCCCCTACTAGTACCCTGAAGCGTTCTGAATTTATTGGTGTAAATTTGATTAGTCTTTCATCTTCTTTTTCCCCAGGCAGAAGTTCTACCTGCAAATAAGCATTTGGCAATAAGGAGCTGACTTTTTCAGCCCATTCAATTAGGCATACTCCATCACCTTCAATAAATTCCTCTAAGCCTAGTTCATTAAGTTCCCCACTACTTTCGATTCGGTATGCATCTATATGATACACGGGTATTTTACCCTGGTACTGATGTAAAATTGTGAAAGTAGGGCTGGTTACCTGACTCGTAACACCTAATCCAGCACATACCCCTTGGGTAAATGTTGTTTTACCCGCTCCTAACCCTCCTTCTAAACGCAAACAGTCTCCCGGCTGTAGTAATCCGCTTAGTTTAGAGCCTATCTCTTTAGTATCCTTAGCACTTTGTGCCCGTATTGCTAACATATCTCTCACTTCCTAAATAAACAAAAACTAGTAAACATCGTTTAAATATTATTCGCTTTTATAATATAACTCCTTTATCCCTTTAATAAACTTTGCCTATAATTATAATAATCATCGTAAATTGTCAAATAAAAAAGCTCTCGAAAAGAGCTTATAAACAAATTTAAACTTAATTTAATATTTCTCCCGCTTTTGCTAACAAATGCTCTAAATCAATTGGTTTAAAGAAGCATTCCACAGCGCCTAATTTAAATAGCTCTTTCATCTTTTGAGCATCAGTGTAAGCTGTCATCATAATTACAGGTAAATTAGGATTTATTTCCCGAATATTGGCAAGAGCTTCGTCCCCATCCATTACGGGCATTTTAACATCCATAATAACCAAATCGGGTTTTTCTTGTTGCGTTATTTCTACAGCTTCCCTACCATTACTAGCAGTGGTTATTACATAACCTTCTTCTTGCAAAAATAATTTCAAAAGCTGTCGTACCCCTTTCTGGTCATCAACAACCAAAATATGGTGCTGAGCCATGATAACCCTCCCCAACGGAACTTTTATAGTCAAAAAATCTCAAACCATGTACAATTCTAGCACAAATTGTAAATGCTGTAAACTTGTTTTCCAGCAATTAGGACAAATTCTACTTTAACATTTAGATCTAAAATGGAGCCTTCGGTTACAATTAAATCAGCATTTTTCCCTGGCTCAATACTTCCCAGCTGTTTTTCCAAACCGAGAATTTGCGCAGCCTTAATAGTAATAGCCTCAAGAGCTCCTGTAGTCGATAACCCAGCTTTAGCCGCCAATGCCGCAGATAAAGATAAATACTCAATGGGAACTACAGGGTGGTCTGTCATTAAAGCAACTGTTAAACCCTTTTGAGCCAAAATCCCCGCTGTTTCTAAAGTACGTTCTTTCAATTCAACCTTAGCCCTATTTATTAATACAGGGCCTACCACAAGGGGTACATTTTTTTTAGCTAACATATCGGCAATAAGGTGGCCTTCCGTACAATGTTCAACAACTATCTGCACTCCAAATTCTTCAGCAATTCTAATAGCTGTTAGAATATCGTCAGCCCGATGGGCATGGGCACGTATGGGGATTTTTCCCTCAAGAACTAAGCCTAAAGCCTCTAATTTTAAATTTCTATCTGCGTTTACTCCTTTTTTCAAATAATTCTCAGCAGCAACTAAATTTTCCCTTAATAAAGCAGCATTAGCCATTCTAGTTACAGGCATCTTTTTTTGTTCCCCATAATTTCTTTTAGGGTTTTCTCCGAAAGCAACTTTCAGTCCGGCAGGGTTTCTAACCAGCATTTGTTCAACTGAAGAACCACAAGTATGTAGGACAGCACCTAGACCTCCAATTATATTAGCGCTTCCCGGCAAGCAGCACACCGTTGTAACCCCGGCTTTTAAAGCATCTTGGAAACCTATATCCATTGGATTAATACCGTCAATGGCTCGTAAATGAGGAGTAATTGGTTCGCTTTCTTCGTTAGCGTCGTCGCCTTCGTACTGGTATATCTCTTCAATAATTCCAACGTGACAATGGGCATCTATTAACCCAGGATAAATATTTTTCCCAGCTACATCTACAACCTTTGCTTCTGCTGGAATTCCAATTTCCCGTCCTCCAACTGCCAATATTTCCTTATTCTTTATTAAAATACGCCCTTCCTTATATATGGGCCCTGCCATTGTATATATACAGCCGTTAATTAAAGCAAGCATAATTAAAACCTCACTTAAGCTTGTTTAGGATCTACAACACCGCTCATTCTTGTTACGCTTAGACCCTTTCTTTCTAACGCCTCAATAACTTTATTAATCCCAATTGAATCGCTAGCCATATGCCCTGCCACAATAACATTGCCAATGTTTTGTTCCCTTACAGCCCTAAGGACATCCTCAGGCATATGCATAACTACCAAAGTCCCTATTCCCGCTTCAAAATAAGCTTTAGCTACATTTTTTCCTCCACCTGTCCCGCCAGCCATGGTAACAAAGATTTTACCTGCATAACTTTCTTCAGAGCCTACCCTAATTTTTGGTTTAGCTAGGGTTAACTTGTACTCAGGAATTTCATTTAGGGCATTGATGATATCTTTTAATTTAGTTTTCTGGTTAGTACTAAATTTTTTATCTAAAAAATCCTGGACTGTTTTTTCAGCCAGTATATCAGCCGGCGTATGGATTCCGATAAAAGGCATTTTTAATAATTTTGCTGCCGAAACTGCTCGATCATAGTTGCCTACGTGGTGACCCCTATCCACTTCACCCATCCGCTCTTCCAGGGCCTTTTGTGCTTTATTAATAGGTACTCCCGCTTTAACCATTCGGTCAATTTGATTGTTCATGACTTTATATAGGTTAACCATAGGTTCCCCACCCTTGGGATGATGGGTAATAACGGCATCATAACCTAACTCTTTGGCAATGAGCATTTCCGTTCCTTCCACATCCACTCCAAAAAGAACCCTCTTAATATTATCTCCGTCCACAATTACTCCCGAATCCTCAGGCACTTCTGTTAACCCGCTGGCTCTAAGGGCAATGTTTAAAATTTCCTGTGCATTCATATTGATTTTCTCCTCCTTACTAGATTTTGATTAATCTTATTATGTATCTAACCTTGACAGGCCAGAATAAGTGCTTTAAACAATTCTAACTGCAAAGGATTTTTTTCCCACATACATTCCGGATGCCACTGAACTCCCATCTGAAAATTAGCTGTCTTAGACTCTATAGCTTCTATTATACCATCTTGTGCCAGTGCACTAACCATAAATTCTTCTCCTAAATTCTGTACAGCTTGATGATGAAAACTATTTACCCGAGTCTTGGCTAATCCCGTAAAAATACTAGACAATTTTGTATGGGCTAAAATATGAATTTCATGAGTTGGATACCATTTAGGGGCTTCTTGACTATGTTTTAAAGACTTTGGGCATTGGCTATTAAGGTCTTGCCAAATGGTTCCTCCCCCAATAATATTTAATACTTGCATTCCCCGGCAAATGGCCAAAATTGGTTTACCCTGATCTAGAAAATATTTAGTTAAAAGTAGCTCAAAGTTATCTCTTTCCGGCGTAATTTGACCCATACCGGGCTCCGGTTCCTGACCCATGTACACAGGGTCTACATCTCCCCCTCCCGTTAGAATCAATCCCTGAAGTAGGTCAGCATAGAAACTGATCCTATGTGTTTTTTCTGTAACAGGAAGCAATATGGGCAAGCCTCCTGCCTTTTCTACACCTTGGCTATAGTATTGGGTTACTGTGAAACGATCCAGCTCCGTACTGCAGGTAATGCCAATAAGCGGCAGCATATTAGCCCCCCCTTAAAAAGGAAATAAAAAAACGCCTTTAAACTTCCAGGCGCCGTCGATTAGATTTCTGTTAATCCTAAACTTACTTCAAGAGCTTTATTTACTTTTTCCATTATTTCATCATCTAAGAAAGTGACCTTTTGCTTTAGCCTGCTTTTATCAATGGTTCTGACCTGCTCAGTTAAAATAACTGAATCTTTTTCCAAACCGCTTTTTTCTGCGCTAATTTCCACATGGGTCGGCAGCTTAGATTTAAAAATTTGTGAAGTAATAGCTACAACAATAGTTGTAGGACTGTATTGGTTACCAATATCATTTTGAATAATTAGCACAGGACGTACCCCACCTTGTTCAGAACCTATAACCGGATTTAATTGGGCAAAAAATATGTCTCCACGTCGTACATGCATACTATTTACACTCCGCTAATTTTTCATCATAGTAAGCCTGTACTTCATTTTCAATTTCATAACTTTCTTTCGCTAAAGCTAAATTTATTTGTGCCATCTCTTGGTAACCCTTTTTCATTTGTTCTCTGATAGTACGACGCTTCCGTTCTGAAATATAAAGCCGCATGGCTTCACGAATAAATTCACTACGGTTGCGTTTCTCCATTGAAGCTAACCCGTCTACTTCTTCTAATAAACTTTCCGGTATACTAATCATAATTCTTTTAACACCTGACAAGGACAGCACCTCCTGAAGAAACCTTACCTCAAAGGTTATTCTATGAGATTAATAGTTAATCAATACCAAAATTCATAAAACTAATTTATATTTTAAAAAAAAATTATTTTATAAAGAAAACTTAATATTGTATAGCATAGCTCAATACTAACTTTAAATACCAAAATAGCCTTCAGCAAATATTGCTAAACAATATGGACACAAGATATACTTTATTATAGCTATTCCAATCTAAAAAAGCAAGTTTAAATGTATTTACGAGGTACACGCTGCCTAATCATACATACTAATTCATAATTGATAGTTCCAATTAGCTTCGCCAATTCCTCTGCTGAAATAACTTCCTCCCCTTGTTTACCTAGCAATACTACTTCATCACCTTCAGCAACTCCGGGTATGTCAGAAACATCTAGCATTAATTGATCCATGCATACTCTGCCCACAACAGGAACTCTTCTGCCTTTAACTAAGGCTACTCCACGATTAGATAGAAGCCTGGTATAGCCATCTGCGTAGCCAATAGGTATGGTAGCAATTGCTGCAGCCTTATCCGTTGTATAGGTACAACCATAGCTAATGCTGCTGCCTTTGGCAACCTGTTTTAAATAGACAATCTTTGCTTTTAAGGCCATAGCAGGCTGCAGCTTAATTTTATCCTTCCTTACTTGATCCGACGGATAAAGACCATACAGTATAATGCCCGGTCTAACTAAATCAAAGTGAGCTTCCGGTAAATCAACAATGGTTCCACTGTTGGCCGCATGTTTAAGGGGAATTTCCAAGCCAGAACGCTGTAAATTGTCACAAACCCAGGTAAATTTATCCAACTGTTGGTAGCTATAGGTCTTATCCTCTGCATCAGCATTGGCTAAATGGGTGAAGATTCCTTCGATGATTAGATTAGGCAGCTTAGCAATTTTTAATGCTGTTTTAATGGTTTCCTGGCTAATAGGAAAACCAATTCGCCCCATACCTGTATCTATTTTTATATGTATTTTTACCTGCTTATTGAGAGCTAGGGCAGCTTGACTTAAATTTTTTGCTTGCTCATAACTAAAAACTGTTTGGGTAACTTCTGCTTTAATCAAAGCAGGGTAATCTTCTGTACTAGTATAGCCTAAGATTAGAATAGGCTTATCTATATTATTGCGGCGTAATTCTAAAGCCTCTGCCAAAACGGCTACCCCAAAATAATTAACCTGATTTTGCAATACTTCAGCTACTTGGACAGCTCCATGTCCATAGGCATTAGCTTTAACAATAGCCATAACTTTAGTATTTATTGGAATATTACTTTTAATCTGCTGCAGATTATGAGCAACTGCGCTTAGATCTATTTCTGCCCAAACCTTTCTCATAACATGACCCCCAATATTTCATGTAATCCTAATTTATTAAAGGATTCTCCTCAATTTAGGTAAACTCGTTTCATTATCTACTGTTGCTGTTTCCATTTCTTTTAAAGCCATAGGAAGATAAGTCAATAAATCTCCAGCTGTCAAGGCTCTCTGCCCAAACGCTTCAGCTCCAAAATCGCCGGATAAACCATGTAAATACACAGCGCAAACACTTGCTTCCAGTGGTTCCATTCCTTGAGCAAGGAAACTTCCAATCATGCCAGCTAAAACATCTCCGCTGCCTGC contains the following coding sequences:
- a CDS encoding amidohydrolase; translated protein: MLALINGCIYTMAGPIYKEGRILIKNKEILAVGGREIGIPAEAKVVDVAGKNIYPGLIDAHCHVGIIEEIYQYEGDDANEESEPITPHLRAIDGINPMDIGFQDALKAGVTTVCCLPGSANIIGGLGAVLHTCGSSVEQMLVRNPAGLKVAFGENPKRNYGEQKKMPVTRMANAALLRENLVAAENYLKKGVNADRNLKLEALGLVLEGKIPIRAHAHRADDILTAIRIAEEFGVQIVVEHCTEGHLIADMLAKKNVPLVVGPVLINRAKVELKERTLETAGILAQKGLTVALMTDHPVVPIEYLSLSAALAAKAGLSTTGALEAITIKAAQILGLEKQLGSIEPGKNADLIVTEGSILDLNVKVEFVLIAGKQVYSIYNLC
- a CDS encoding gamma-glutamyl-gamma-aminobutyrate hydrolase family protein; this translates as MLPLIGITCSTELDRFTVTQYYSQGVEKAGGLPILLPVTEKTHRISFYADLLQGLILTGGGDVDPVYMGQEPEPGMGQITPERDNFELLLTKYFLDQGKPILAICRGMQVLNIIGGGTIWQDLNSQCPKSLKHSQEAPKWYPTHEIHILAHTKLSSIFTGLAKTRVNSFHHQAVQNLGEEFMVSALAQDGIIEAIESKTANFQMGVQWHPECMWEKNPLQLELFKALILACQG
- the alr gene encoding alanine racemase; amino-acid sequence: MRKVWAEIDLSAVAHNLQQIKSNIPINTKVMAIVKANAYGHGAVQVAEVLQNQVNYFGVAVLAEALELRRNNIDKPILILGYTSTEDYPALIKAEVTQTVFSYEQAKNLSQAALALNKQVKIHIKIDTGMGRIGFPISQETIKTALKIAKLPNLIIEGIFTHLANADAEDKTYSYQQLDKFTWVCDNLQRSGLEIPLKHAANSGTIVDLPEAHFDLVRPGIILYGLYPSDQVRKDKIKLQPAMALKAKIVYLKQVAKGSSISYGCTYTTDKAAAIATIPIGYADGYTRLLSNRGVALVKGRRVPVVGRVCMDQLMLDVSDIPGVAEGDEVVLLGKQGEEVISAEELAKLIGTINYELVCMIRQRVPRKYI
- the tsaD gene encoding tRNA (adenosine(37)-N6)-threonylcarbamoyltransferase complex transferase subunit TsaD; the protein is MKKDIVILGVETSCDETSVAVVCNGVEVKSNIISSQIATHQKFGGVVPEIASRKHLENIIGVVHEALRQANLDLADLDAVAVTYGPGLVGALLVGVSTAKAIAYALHKPLIGVHHIAGHIYANFLTEPHLELPVACLVVSGGHTNLVHWQEHGRLKLLGSTRDDAAGEAFDKIARALHLGYPGGPAIEKTALQGNPRAIDFPRAWLEEGSFDFSFSGLKSSVLNYLNRLKQNGQEVNVPDVAASFQEAVVEVLVTKSLAAAEQLGVKTLTLAGGVAANSRLREELFAKGQPKGIKIIFPELVYCTDNAAMIGCAAYFQYLRGETSGLDLNAVPNLPLFN
- the rimI gene encoding ribosomal protein S18-alanine N-acetyltransferase; protein product: MALLEFEIVPMKEQHIPGVLETEQVSFPTPWSEASFLGELRDNDLAYYYVCTYQGRVVGYSGMWIIFDEAHITNIAVHSDFRGQKIGRALLTNLFTEAMRLGAERITLEVRISNTIARKLYQSMGFAPVGIRKGYYSDTKEDALIMWKDLFNL
- a CDS encoding stalk domain-containing protein, which produces MKKFLFGTTAALVISSLCLPVTASTPLKLFFNGKASSINAVMINGSAYVPVRYVSENLGAKVTYINGTINITSKDAAATSGNVLTFSKDELSKMRILRVGEKLEINDLKYSVLALVHEQKKGVDYDKIIYCEETTGIVGNFGELPSFAIQINGKITKLTDYSFSAEQDTKDYKRVYSYSFPHKGEIQCIYYFVNGFQKSKTPIGRWIP
- a CDS encoding ribbon-helix-helix protein, CopG family; this encodes MSGVKRIMISIPESLLEEVDGLASMEKRNRSEFIREAMRLYISERKRRTIREQMKKGYQEMAQINLALAKESYEIENEVQAYYDEKLAECK
- the tsaB gene encoding tRNA (adenosine(37)-N6)-threonylcarbamoyltransferase complex dimerization subunit type 1 TsaB; its protein translation is MRVLGLDSATNVGSVALVEEGRLLAEVTFNIKKNHSERLMPMLAWMLEEAQLSLKDLDGFAVAAGPGSFTGLRIGLATMKALAYVEQKPLLAISTLDGLAANLGNQEGLICPILNAGKNEVYTALYRWESDDLQRISEYLAISPEGLLSILQKKQEQVTFLGDGVPIYGNFLQEKYPQARFTAATNSLCRASQIADLGLKKLQAGEIADTFTLEPIYIRASEAEVNWKKKNPQPDGGSVGI
- a CDS encoding response regulator; translation: MAQHHILVVDDQKGVRQLLKLFLQEEGYVITTASNGREAVEITQQEKPDLVIMDVKMPVMDGDEALANIREINPNLPVIMMTAYTDAQKMKELFKLGAVECFFKPIDLEHLLAKAGEILN
- a CDS encoding 5-formyltetrahydrofolate cyclo-ligase; the protein is MKKNLRQEVLTKRKELVPEVVAEKSSLIINKVIALEEYQKAKTIMLYLAFRNEVDTTLLIKHAMTEGKKVVIPVSDMQNIALIPTELRNYPGDLEEGAYGILEPKKEAFHFVDPQEIDLLIVPGVAFDGQGYRLGYGAGYYDRFIPQLRTDTTILALAFELQIVQRVFPESHDKQMQFIVTEERILDFRSA
- a CDS encoding DUF512 domain-containing protein; the encoded protein is MEAPKHLLLQTAQEDNILAITSKCNASCIFCSHRQNPDGVQAYSVTEQNMESLREAAEYLDPFRKIIIGESATRICEGEPFLYPDLLEYLEYLRNKFPKTPIQITTNGKLLTKDKIQHLEQLGLMELYLSINSITPKGRERLMGKSCSLDSDILENLAAAGLPYHGSLVAMPWLVGWEDIEQTIRSLDRWNAKTVRIFLPGYSKYAPRELQVPSGLWEELTDFVLDLRKQVSVPLTLEPPLLKDLVPEIAGIIKFSPGAQAGLQEGDIICRVNESPVFSRVDAFRKIAALESPQLEIQRGNEIKFLRLPKAADETSGIVMDYDLSVEEVQDILKQININRAHYPLLMASQAGFQVLKAALKKLCTEVAPEIIPVKNNFFGGSIFVAGLLTVDDFKKQWQCLPKEKKDICDLILLPSKAFDNQGRDLTGEYFGALEDFTAIPTIVI
- the tsaE gene encoding tRNA (adenosine(37)-N6)-threonylcarbamoyltransferase complex ATPase subunit type 1 TsaE, with the protein product MLAIRAQSAKDTKEIGSKLSGLLQPGDCLRLEGGLGAGKTTFTQGVCAGLGVTSQVTSPTFTILHQYQGKIPVYHIDAYRIESSGELNELGLEEFIEGDGVCLIEWAEKVSSLLPNAYLQVELLPGEKEDERLIKFTPINSERFRVLVGELKAKCEC
- a CDS encoding type II toxin-antitoxin system PemK/MazF family toxin — translated: MHVRRGDIFFAQLNPVIGSEQGGVRPVLIIQNDIGNQYSPTTIVVAITSQIFKSKLPTHVEISAEKSGLEKDSVILTEQVRTIDKSRLKQKVTFLDDEIMEKVNKALEVSLGLTEI
- a CDS encoding Nif3-like dinuclear metal center hexameric protein, yielding MNAQEILNIALRASGLTEVPEDSGVIVDGDNIKRVLFGVDVEGTEMLIAKELGYDAVITHHPKGGEPMVNLYKVMNNQIDRMVKAGVPINKAQKALEERMGEVDRGHHVGNYDRAVSAAKLLKMPFIGIHTPADILAEKTVQDFLDKKFSTNQKTKLKDIINALNEIPEYKLTLAKPKIRVGSEESYAGKIFVTMAGGTGGGKNVAKAYFEAGIGTLVVMHMPEDVLRAVREQNIGNVIVAGHMASDSIGINKVIEALERKGLSVTRMSGVVDPKQA